The following are encoded together in the Alphaproteobacteria bacterium genome:
- the ribA gene encoding GTP cyclohydrolase II, which yields MSVAPLATPDASTVAAAIAAVERAMAELRRGGIVVLRDTQGHVALVAAAEAISGATFERLQALGREAPVLVTTRRRAEAVGIDIPPHIAGGLGEGNGPITLELPGGVPPDIILKPNEPDNGGHAARRHLSRPVASHAPKIARAAIELAKLARLLPAVVIGPMPRDPAGKRRAWAAEQDLIYVAARDVIDYEEHSARELRAVAEARVPLENAENTRILAWRPSDGGKEHLAIVIGEIDAMEPVLIRLHSECYTGDLLGSLRCDCGEQLRGAIAEIARHGSGVLLYLAQEGRGIGLVNKLRAYQLQDAGFDTVDANEQLGFDADERVYRPAATMLARMGIRRVRLMTNNPAKIGQLEQYGIEVAERVPHIFPANGHNEKYLRTKAEKSGHLL from the coding sequence ATGTCCGTAGCACCGCTTGCCACGCCCGATGCGTCCACCGTCGCCGCCGCGATCGCCGCGGTGGAGCGCGCGATGGCCGAGCTGCGGCGCGGCGGCATCGTCGTGCTGCGAGACACCCAGGGTCATGTCGCGCTGGTCGCCGCCGCCGAGGCGATCAGCGGCGCCACCTTCGAGCGGTTGCAGGCGCTGGGCCGCGAGGCACCGGTGCTGGTCACCACGCGCCGCCGCGCCGAGGCGGTGGGCATCGACATCCCGCCGCATATCGCCGGCGGCCTGGGCGAGGGCAACGGGCCGATCACCCTGGAGCTGCCCGGTGGCGTGCCGCCCGACATCATCCTCAAGCCCAACGAGCCGGACAATGGCGGCCACGCCGCGCGCCGGCACCTGTCGCGGCCGGTGGCCAGCCACGCGCCCAAGATCGCGCGCGCGGCGATCGAGCTGGCCAAGCTGGCGCGGCTGCTGCCGGCGGTGGTGATCGGGCCGATGCCGCGCGATCCGGCCGGCAAGCGCCGCGCCTGGGCGGCCGAGCAGGACCTGATCTACGTCGCCGCGCGCGATGTCATCGACTACGAGGAGCATTCGGCGCGCGAGCTGCGCGCCGTGGCCGAGGCCCGCGTGCCGCTGGAGAACGCCGAGAACACGCGCATCCTCGCCTGGCGTCCGAGCGACGGCGGCAAGGAGCATCTCGCCATCGTCATCGGCGAGATCGACGCGATGGAGCCGGTGCTGATACGCCTGCATTCGGAGTGCTACACCGGCGACCTGCTGGGCAGCCTGCGCTGCGATTGCGGGGAGCAGCTGCGCGGCGCCATCGCCGAGATCGCGCGCCACGGCTCGGGTGTGCTGCTCTATCTCGCGCAGGAAGGCCGCGGCATCGGCCTGGTCAACAAGCTGCGCGCCTACCAGCTGCAGGACGCCGGCTTCGACACCGTCGACGCCAACGAGCAGCTCGGCTTCGACGCCGACGAGCGCGTCTACCGGCCGGCCGCCACCATGCTGGCGCGCATGGGCATCAGGCGCGTGCGGCTGATGACCAACAATCCGGCGAAGATCGGCCAGCTGGAGCAGTACGGCATCGAGGTCGCCGAGCGCGTGCCGCACATCTTCCCGGCCAACGGCCACAACGAGAAATACCTGCGCACCAAGGCCGAGAAGAGCGGACATCTGCTCTGA